In Eschrichtius robustus isolate mEscRob2 chromosome 11, mEscRob2.pri, whole genome shotgun sequence, the following proteins share a genomic window:
- the LOC137772017 gene encoding RNA polymerase II subunit A C-terminal domain phosphatase SSU72 like protein 3-like, translating to MPSSPLRVAVVCMSNLNRSMEALSILRKKGFSIRSFGMGSLVRFPRLAPKEPVAYDFSTSYKMMCKDLSCKDRKYYKGNGVLHILGRNERIKPHLERFQECRDPFDVIFTCAENVYDRVVADMCARDQETCQPVHVINMDIEDTLEDATLGSLIICELCQGLQQADDMESSLAELLLAAEGKTGRSFLHTVCFY from the coding sequence ATGCCCTCCTCTCCGCTCAGGGTGGCTGTGGTCTGTATGAGTAACCTGAACAGGAGCATGGAAGCCCTCAGCATCCTCAGGAAGAAAGGTTTCAGCATCAGGTCTTTTGGAATGGGATCCCTCGTGAGGTTCCCAAGACTGGCACCCAAGGAACCAGTGGCTTATGATTTTTCAACTTCATATAAGATGATGTGCAAGGACCTTTCCTGTAAAGACCGAAAATACTACAAAGGGAATGGAGTCTTACACATCTTGGGAAGAAATGAGAGAATCAAGCCTCACCTGGAAAGATTTCAAGAGTGCAGAGATCCCTTCGATGTCATCTTCACCTGTGCGGAGAACGTCTATGACAGGGTGGTGGCAGATATGTGTGCCAGAGATCAGGAGACCTGTCAGCCTGTGCACGTGATCAACATGGACATAGAGGACACCCTGGAGGACGCCACTCTTGGATCTCTGATCATCTGTGAGCTCTGCCAAGGTCTCCAGCAGGCGGATGACATGGAAAGCAGTCTGGCTGAGCTTCTCCTGGCAGCAGAGGGGAAAACAGGAAGGAGTTTTCTGCACACGGTCTGCTTCTACTGA
- the LOC137772068 gene encoding RNA polymerase II subunit A C-terminal domain phosphatase SSU72 like protein 3-like, producing MPSSPLRVAVVCMSNLNRSMEALSILRKKGFSIRSFGMGSLVRFPRLAPKEPVAYDFSTSYKMMCKDLSCKDRKYYKGNGVLHILGRNERIKPHLERFQECRDPFDVIFTCAENVYDRVVADMCARDQETCQPVHVINMDIEDTLEDATLGSLIICELCQGLQPAEDMEGSLAVLLQAKKEKTGRNFLHMVCFY from the coding sequence ATGCCCTCCTCTCCGCTCAGGGTGGCTGTGGTCTGTATGAGTAACCTGAACAGGAGCATGGAAGCCCTCAGCATCCTCAGGAAGAAAGGTTTCAGCATCAGGTCTTTTGGAATGGGATCCCTCGTGAGGTTCCCAAGACTGGCACCCAAGGAACCAGTGGCTTATGATTTTTCAACTTCATATAAGATGATGTGCAAGGACCTTTCCTGTAAAGACCGAAAATACTACAAAGGGAATGGAGTCTTACACATCTTGGGAAGAAATGAGAGAATCAAGCCTCACCTGGAAAGATTTCAAGAGTGCAGAGATCCCTTCGATGTCATCTTCACCTGTGCGGAGAACGTCTATGACAGGGTGGTGGCAGATATGTGTGCCAGAGATCAGGAGACCTGTCAGCCTGTGCACGTGATCAACATGGACATAGAGGACACCCTGGAGGACGCCACTCTTGGATCTCTGATCATCTGTGAGCTCTGCCAAGGTCTCCAGCCGGCGGAAGACATGGAAGGCAGTCTGGCTGTGTTGCTCCAGGCAAAGAAGGAGAAAACAGGAAGGAACTTTCTTCACATGGTCTGCTTCTACTGA
- the LOC137772208 gene encoding LOW QUALITY PROTEIN: olfactory receptor 52B4-like (The sequence of the model RefSeq protein was modified relative to this genomic sequence to represent the inferred CDS: inserted 1 base in 1 codon): protein MDRQSASKPFQFEGQWYAVEEDVKTLNIVGIEWVNFWLLELLRMRAEGDVSGGLHGYVSLNHTGVSHTVFHLLGIPGLEDQHMWISIPFFFSYVIALSGNSLLIFIIVAKHSLHEPIYLFLCMLAGAXVLSTCIVPQALAIFWFCAGEISLNRCIIQFFITHSTFMSESGTLLVVAFDCYIAICFYPLRYTTILTHTLIGKIGVTIFLRSYCMIFPMIFLLKRLTFCQSNRIPHTCCEHIGLAKYACNDIRVNIWYGLFVIMSTVVLDVLLIFVSYTLILHAVFHVPPQDACHKALNTCGSHVCIILLFYGPAIITTLTQQFGSQVPPHIHILLDNVCILAPPMLNPITYGIKSNQIREQVAHIFSPMQK, encoded by the exons ATGGACCGCCAGTCGGCATCCAAACCCTTCCAATTTGAGGGACAATGGT atgcagtTGAGGAAGACGTCAAAACCCTGAACATCGTGGGCATCGAGTGGGTAAACTTTTGGTTGCTGGAGTTGCTAAGAATGAGAGCAGAAG GTGATGTCTCTGGTGGTCTCCATGGGTATGTTTCCTTAAACCACACTGGTGTCAGTCACACAGTCTTCCACTTGCTGGGCATCCCTGGCCTAGAGGACCAGCACATGTGGATTTccatccctttcttcttttcGTATGTCATTGCCCTATCTGGGAACAGCCTTCTCATCTTCATTATTGTGGCAAAGCACAGCCTCCATGAACCCATATACCTCTTCCTCTGCATGCTGGCTGGGG TTGTCCTCTCCACATGCATAGTACCTCAGGCCTTGGCCATCTTCTGGTTCTGTGCTGGGGAGATCTCCTTGAATCGTTGCATCATACAGTTCTTCATTACACACAGCACTTTCATGTCTGAGTCAGGGACCTTGCTGGTGGTGGCATTTGATTGCTACATTGCCATATGCTTCTACCCACTGAGATACACCACTATTCTTACACACACACTGATTGGGAAAATTGGTGTTACCATCTTTCTGAGAAGTTATTGTATGATTTTCCCCATGATATTTCTTCTGAAAAGATTGACTTTCTGCCAAAGTAATAGAATTCCACACACCTGTTGTGAACACATTGGCTTGGCCAAATATGCTTGTAATGACATACGAGTAAACATCTGGTATGGACTCTTTGTTATAATGTCAACCGTGGTCTTAGATGTCCTACTAATTTTTGTTTCCTACACGCTGATTCTCCATGCTGTCTTCCACGTGCCTCCCCAAGATGCTTGTCACAAGGCTCTCAACACGTGTGGCTCTCATGTCTGCATCATCCTCCTCTTTTATGGGCCTGCGATCATCACAACGCTTACTCAGCAGTTTGGAAGCCAGGTTCCACCTCATATCCACATCTTGTTGGATAATGTGTGCATTCTGGCTCCACCTATGCTGAATCCCATCACTTATGGGATCAAGAGCAACCAAATTCGAGAGCAGGTAGCTCACATATTTTCTCCAATGCAGAAATAA